A single Fusarium oxysporum Fo47 chromosome IV, complete sequence DNA region contains:
- a CDS encoding activator of Hsp90 ATPase has translation MVLHNPNNWHWVNKDVSAWARSYFDESLTKVQAEEGEVKAKIDKIQSMDGDVDVSQRKGKVITIFDVKLVLQYSGSAPGEDDVSGTITVPEIAHDTEEDEYVFDVDIFAESKEKQPVKDLVRSKIVPQLRQEFQKLAGALIAEHGKDIQHAPGSNPSSGFSTPKIHPQSSTPKPAATSSTQSKTGGVVNTTTVTDNEEFRTTAEELYQTFVDPQRIAAFTRSPPKVFDGAKVGGKFELFGGNVSGEYLELEEPKKITQSWRLNQWPAGHFSKLHIEFDQNDVDHVTVMRVKWEGVPIGQEDVTKRNWLEYYVKSIKQTFGFGTIL, from the exons ATGGTTCTACACAACCCCAACAACTGGCACTGGGTCAACAAGGACGTCTCAGCATGGGCCAGGTCCTACTTTGACGAGAGCCTCACAAAGGTTCAGGCCGAGGAGGGTgaggtcaaggccaagattgaTAAGATCCAGAGCATGGATGGTGATGTCGATGTCAGCCAACGCAAGGGCAAGGTGATTACCATCTTTGACGTCAAGCTGGTGCTTCAATATTCTG GATCTGCTCCCGGTGAGGATGATGTTTCTGGTACCATTACTGTGCCTGAGATCGCCCACGACACGGAAGAAGACGAGTACGTG TTCGACGTAGACATCTTTGCCGAGTCCAAGGAGAAGCAACCCGTGAAGGATCTCGTCCGATCAAAGATCGTGCCTCAGCTGCGCCAGGAATTCCAGAAGCTTGCCGGCGCCCTCATCGCCGAGCATGGCAAGGATATTCAGCATGCCCCCGGCTCCAACCCCTCGAGCGGCTTCTCGACTCCCAAGATTCACCCTCAGAGCTCCACTCCTAAGCCTGCTGCCACTTCCAGCACTCAAAGTAAGACCGGAGGTGTCGTAAACACCACTACCGTGACCGACAACGAAGAGTTCCGAACTACTGCTGAAGAGCTGTACCAAACCTTTGTCGACCCCCAACGAATCGCTGCTTTCACACGGTCTCCCCCCAAGGTCTTCGATGGCGCCAAGGTTGGTGGAAAGTTTGAGCTGTTCGGTGGCAATGTGTCTGGCGAGTATCTCGAGCTTGAAGAGCCTAAGAAGATCACCCAGAGCTGGCGACTGAACCAGTGGCCTGCCGGTCACTTCTCCAAGCTGCACATCGAGTTTGACCAGAACGACGTCGACCACGTTACCGTTATGCGAGTCAAGTGGGAGGGTGTTCCTATCGGCCAGGAGGATGTTACCAAGCGTAACTGGCTCGAGTACTAcgtcaagagcatcaagcAGACTTTCGG CTTCGGCACCATTTTGTAA
- a CDS encoding Tubulin/FtsZ, GTPase domain-containing protein: protein MREIVHLQTGQCGNQIGAAFWQTISGEHGLDSNGVYNGTSELQLERMSVYFNEASGNKYVPRAVLVDLEPGTMDAVRAGPFGQLFRPDNFVFGQSGAGNNWAKGHYTEGAELVDQVLDVVRREAEGCDCLQGFQITHSLGGGTGAGMGTLLISKIREEFPDRMMATFSVVPSPKVSDTVVEPYNATLSVHQLVENSDETFCIDNEALYDICMRTLKLSNPSYGDLNYLVSAVMSGVTTCLRFPGQLNSDLRKLAVNMVPFPRLHFFMVGFAPLTSRGAHSFRAVSVPELTQQMFDPKNMMAASDFRNGRYLTCSAIFRGRVAMKEVEDQMRNVQNKNSSYFVEWIPNNIQTALCAIPPRGLTMSSTFIGNSTSIQELFKRVGEQFTAMFRRKAFLHWYTGEGMDEMEFTEAESNMNDLVSEYQQYQDAGIDEEEEEYEEELPEGEE from the exons ATGCGTGAGATT GTTCACCTCCAGACCGGTCAGTGC GGTAACCAAATCGGTGCTGCTTTCTGGCAAACCATCTCTGGCGAGCACGGCCTCGACAGCAATGGTGTCTACAACGGTACCTCCGAGCTCCAGCTCGAGCGCATGAGTGTCTACTTCAACGAG GCCTCTGGCAACAAGTATGTTCCCCGAGCCGTCCTCGTCGATCTTGAGCCTGGTACCATGGACGCCGTCCGTGCTGGTCCCTTCGGTCAGCTCTTCCGTCCCGACAACTTCGTTTTCGGTCAGTCCGGTGCTGGAAACAATTGGGCCAAGGGTCACTACACTGAGGGTGCCGAACTTGTCGACCAGGTCCTCGACGTCGTCCGCCGTGAGGCCGAGGGCTGCGATTGCCTCCAGGGTTTCCAGATCACCCACTCTCTCGGTGGTGGTACCGGTGCCGGTATGGGTACTCTGCTCATTTCAAAGATCCGCGAGGAATTTCCCGACCGAATGATGGCCACCTTCTCCGTCGTTCCCTCCCCCAAGGTCTCTGACACCGTCGTTGAGCCCTACAATGCTACCCTCTCCGTCCACCAGCTGGTCGAGAACTCCGATGAGACCTTCTGTATCGATAACGAGGCCCTCTACGATATCTGCATGCGCACCCTGAAGCTGTCCAACCCCTCCTACGGTGACCTCAACTACCTCGTTTCTGCTGTCATGTCCGGTGTCACCACCTGTCTCCGTTTCCCCGGTCAGCTGAACTCCGACCTCCGAAAGCTCGCCGTCAACATGGTGCCTTTCCCTCGTCTACACTTCTTCATGGTTGGCTTTGCTCCTCTGACCAGCCGTGGTGCTCACTCTTTCCGCGCAGTCAGCGTTCCTGAGTTGACCCAACAGATGTTCGACCCTAAGAACATGATGGCCGCTTCGGACTTCCGCAACGGTCGCTACCTGACCTGCTCGGCCATTTT CCGTGGCCGTGTCGCTATGAAGGAGGTCGAGGACCAGATGCGCAACGTCCAGAACAAGAACTCTTCTTACTTCGTTGAATGGATTCCCAACAACATCCAAACAGCCCTTTGTGCCATCCCTCCCCGAGGACTTACGATGTCCTCGACCTTCATCGGAAACTCCACCTCTATCCAGGAGCTCTTCAAGCGTGTTGGTGAGCAGTTCACTGCCATGTTCCGACGCAAGGCTTTCTTGCATTGGTATACTGGTGAGGGTATGGACGAGATGGAGTTCACTGAGGCCGAGTCTAACATGAATGATCTTGTCTCCGAATACCAGCAGTACCAGGATGCTGGtattgatgaggaggaagaggagtaCGAGGAGGAGCTCCCTGAGGGCGAGGAGTAA
- a CDS encoding DHHC palmitoyltransferase-domain-containing protein, producing the protein MSPLKKLILLILFISFMVFVAFFGRIPALRRTPIAALHRLIWIHIPNLIARVDQVLTGGRVSSYLSRFSNLMLHERHWTVVIFFMLIMVVGEYMFIPQAWPKIGSFTKLIVVVTVFLPYLFLYLACSADPGYITPENHAYYMSLYPYDHTLFHPGHMCRTCKLLKPARSKHCSLCKRCVAKADHHCVFINSCVGYGNQHWFILLLISTAFLCTYGVFLGLSIITVRVQRYTPGWSVWKPRGMTVSQYLAGWGWGIQDNVNMGASSLLAALTSPLVWGLLLYTLYLVYCGTTTNETLKWSDWKEDMRDGFAFRRSMPANRQKNERVEPRFTRWPVEVQQVIVTTQDGQSPKDEVRYPGEGEWERVWNLSDVENLYDMGLWDNLVDIFVRNDGYPVMALMQPPQVRRLQMLGTLSLLAIVIGGSVLIFVGANALSGRKEKDELGRARPPGQARFSVGHEWSIQTWIAIVGVAFALLSYGFTEAYVHLFDTWASRQAQHSNGLDYARYLNSQPRAPVVYGLRGFPSFITLRYFLLIMSIIASVGYKFAIVSPDAWIKENFHPRLIEFIKSELSAVKNGSIVSEPEPWINDFPLYDINRAFIHFNQVAQEPPYAANMSLPPNGLAMVGHANCFSTSRADQFYPGDVGTLHTREVVLVANGSVGKGDFYMTEDPGDWHRMETTSTNWFDPPRRALVEYRLAEFGSLQIQWAKKPNKSSESWRIPVEHRSLYKMELATAEVRRYVRDQNCRFLPQAALSFLSFSNDTFEKSIAAVMPSWGNITATERFNISDLMPQYGVWLDALVKSPDTTLLSGVSAIIRAVMVSIKTTKLLDSENLKADFLPFGEERVLAPAESFRDAKYPFYVGWRENKNTGSHIGAAIVFIILGCFSIMVGIYRIWLGPPALTSWMGQHVFLAGTEKMALSNKVTDLASGYTVAESDLGKLRLSTRKGGEEDAMLKPSVSSDGQQSDSEETKNKGRTGQ; encoded by the exons ATGAGTCCCCTGAAGAAACTCATTCTTCTGATCCTGTTTATCTCTTTTATGGTGTTTGTGGCCTTTTTTGGCCGAATACCTGCTCTGAG ACGAACGCCTATAGCTGCACTGCACAGGTTAATATGGATTCATATACCCAATCTGATCGCAAGAGTAGATCAGGTGCTCACTGGAGGGAGAGTATCGAGCTATCTGTCCCGGTTCAGTAACCTGATGCTACATGAGCGACACTGGACTGTTGTG ATTTTCTTCATGCTCATTATGGTTGTGGGCGAGTATATGTTTATTCCTCAAGCGTGGCCAAAGATTGGATCTTTCACGAAACTCATTGTGGTGGTTACCGTGTTTCTGCCCTACCTATTTCTCTACCTGGCATGCTCTGCTGATCCAGGCTACATTACGCCTGAAAATCACGCCTATTACATGTCGCTCTATCCTTACGACCACACACTTTTCCATCCGGGCCACATGTGTCGTACGTGCAAGCTCCTTAAGCCTGCTCGTTCCAAGCACTGCAGTCTATGCAAACGTTGTGTTGCCAAGGCTGATCATCATTGCGTCTTTATAAATTCATGTGTTGGTTACGGAAACCAGCACTGGTTCATACTGCTACTAATCTCTACTGCATTTCTGTGCACATATGGTGTCTTTCTTGGATTGTCCATTATTACGGTACGAGTTCAGAGATACACTCCTGGCTGGTCTGTATGGAAACCCCGAGGTATGACAGTCAGTCAGTATTTGGCTGGTTGGGGTTGGGGCATTCAAGACAACGTCAACATGGGGGCCTCATCACTTCTTGCAGCCCTGACGTCTCCATTGGTTTGGGGGCTGCTGCTATACACACTCTATCTCGTTTATTGTGGCACTACGACAAATGAGACCCTCAAATGGTCGGATTGGAAAGAAGATATGCGTGATGGATTTGCATTTCGCCGCTCTATGCCAGCAAATCGCCAGAAGAACGAACGGGTTGAGCCTCGCTTCACGCGCTGGCCAGTCGAGGTTCAGCAGGTCATTGTCACTACTCAGGATGGACAGTCCCCAAAGGATGAAGTTCGATATCCTGGAGAAGGCGAGTGGGAGAGGGTTTGGAACTTGAGCGATGTCGAGAACTTATACGATATGGGATTGTGGGATAATCTGGTCGATATATTTGTCC GCAATGACGGTTATCCCGTGATGGCTTTGATGCAGCCTCCTCAGGTTCGACGCCTGCAGATGCTTGGCACTCTTTCTCTGCTCGCGATTGTTATCGGCGGCTCAGTCCTTATTTTTGTTGGAGCAAATGCGCTCTCCGGTCGCAAAGAAAAAGATGAACTCGGTAGGGCAAGGCCACCAGGTCAGGCACGTTTCAGTGTCGGTCATGAATGGAGCATCCAGACCTGGATAGCTATTGTTGGTGTTGCATTTGCTCTGTTATCTTATGGCTTTACAGAAGCATATGTTCATCTATTCGATACATGGGCTAgtcgacaagctcaacacAGCAATGGCCTCGACTATGCTCGGTATCTCAACTCTCAACCGCGAGCACCAGTCGTCTATGGCCTCAGAGGATTTCCCTCGTTTATCACTTTGCGCTACTTTCTCCTGATTATGAGCATCATTGCGTCTGTGGGCTACAAGTTCGCTATTGTGAGCCCGGACGCCTGGATCAAGGAGAACTTTCACCCAAGATTAATCGAGTTCATCAAGAGTGAGCTTTCGGCAGTGAAGAACGGCTCTATTGTCTCGGAACCTGAGCCATGGATCAACGACTTCCCGCTTTACGATATCAACAGGGCGTTTATCCACTTCAATCAGGTCGCTCAAGAGCCTCCTTATGCTGCGAATATGTCCCTGCCACCGAATGGCTTAGCTATGGTTGGCCATGCTAATTGCTTTTCAACCAGCAGAGCTGATCAATTCTACCCTGGTGACGTTGGAACGCTTCATACTCGAGAAGTAGTCTTAGTGGCCAATGGCTCAGTGGGCAAAGGTGACTTTTATATGACCGAAGACCCAGGCGACTGGCATCGAATGGAGACAACCAGCACCAACTGGTTTGATCCGCCTCGAAGAGCCCTGGTTGAGTATCGACTCGCTGAGTTTGGGAGTCTTCAAATCCAATGGGCGAAGAAACCAAACAAATCTTCGGAATCGTGGAGGATACCAGTAGAGCATCGATCCTTATACAAGATGGAGCTCGCAACCGCCGAAGTCAGGAGATACGTCAGAGACCAGAACTGCAGATTTCTGCCACAGGCGGCTCTTTCGTTCCTTTCTTTCAGCAATGACACTTTCGAAAAATCCATCGCTGCTGTGATGCCATCCTGGGGCAACATAACAGCCACAGAGCGCTTCAACATCTCGGACCTGATGCCACAATACGGCGTCTGGCTGGATGCTTTGGTAAAGAGCCCAGATACCACGCTTCTCAGCGGTGTCAGTGCAATTATCAGAGCAGTCATGGTATCTATCAAGACAACAAAGCTGCTAGACTCGGAGAACCTGAAGGCGGATTTCTTGCCTTTTGGCGAAGAAAGAGTTTTGGCTCCTGCAGAATCATTTCGTGATGCTAAGTATCCTTTCTACGTTGGATGGAGGGAAAACAAGAACACTGGGAGTCATATCGGTGCTGCCATCGTGTTTATTATCCTCGGTTGCTTTTCCATTATGGTTGGAATATACCGTATATGGCTTGGTCCGCCAGCATTGACTTCCTGGATGGGGCAACATGTCTTTCTGGCTGGGACCGAGAAAATGGCTCTGTCTAATAAAGTGACTGACTTGGCGTCTGGATATACAGTGGCGGAGTCTGATCTGGGCAAACTGCGGCTTTCAACGCGAAAGGGAGGggaagaagatgccatgTTGAAACCCAGTGTATCATCTGATGGACAGCAGAGTGACTCGGAGGAAACAAAGAATAAAGGACGAACGGGACAATGA
- a CDS encoding mitochondrial 54S ribosomal protein YmL16 — MAAMFTPSRGRAIGRAIAASSSGPVTLPSFLVPAWQATAPKIASSRAAIALFSTTSKRPSKLGRTPLSIPPGVELSVGEPVASRDLTSYKKVYKKTITVKGPLGELDLEVPEYVQVTQDPEAKVVSLNVQDTDAKDQKAMWGTTWSYLRNYIMGVSEGHTAILRLVGVGYRASVEERGAKEEFPGQRFLCLKLGFTHPVEEGIPRGVTVTTPAPTRILIEGIDRETIMSFAGRVRMWRPPEPYKGKGVFINDQTIKLKQKKIK, encoded by the exons ATGGCCGCCATGTTTACTCCCAGCCGGGGGAGGGCAATTGGACGAGCCATTGCGGCCTCGTCGTCTGGCCCTGTCACCCTCCCTAGCTTCCTGGTGCCAGCATGGCAAGCGACAGCACCCAAGATCGCATCTTCCCGAGCCGCCATTGCCCTCTTCTCCACGACCTCGAAGCGACCATCCAAGCTGGGAAGAACCCCTCTATCGATCCCTCCTGGCGTAGAGCTATCTGTTGGCGAGCCGGTTGCGAGCAGGGACTTGACATCATACAAGAAGGTGTACAAGAAAACCATCACTGTAAAGGGACCTTTAG GAGAGCTTGACCTGGAAGTTCCGGAATATGTGCAGGTGACGCAAGATCCTGAAGCCAAGGTGGTGTCGTTGAATGTCCAGGACACTGACGCCAAGGACCAAAAAGCCATGTGGG GAACAACATGGTCTTACCTAAGGAACTATATAATGGGTGTCTCGGAAGGGCACACGGCCATTCTCCGTCTCGTCGGTGTCGGTTATAGAGCGAGTGTCGAAGAGCGAGGTGCTAAAGAAGAATTTCCTGGGCAGCGCTTCCTGTGCCTCAAGCTCGGGTTTACTCATCCTGTCGAGGAGGGCATCCCTCGCGGCGTGACCGTGACAACTCCTGCGCCTACACGTATCCTGATTGAGGGAATTGACCGCGAGACCATCATGTCGTTTGCTGGACGAGTTCGCATGTGGCGTCCTCCGGAGCCTTACAAGGGCAAGGGCGTGTTTATTAACGACCAGACGATCaagctgaagcagaagaagatcaaatAG
- a CDS encoding kinase-like domain-containing protein, producing MSAVSSPTIHGSSAQQQPLRSALKNEDDVDRPCPSSGSLKAVQIAEPESEIQTLEDDSQPTKQFPTNLRRRLSGKPLPSPLPNNSSRSSFSDIPSGSRPEETPPTSNPSSHHHGHGHGHRGQYYSEKLLAQVGDWLEHERAKAHARKSKKTHRRRKSKSPTKDTKGESIAEAEPEPQPAQAPAQGSNGRPRSDSLDSDSSDISFDRLQRILEESLSHMGLNSVPHLTPRVSRPKHRKVPSRSSLRGLSSDTEYADGDAIVPSCDVWLDNSKTMSYGGGAADGEDQEPTDADTRADKEKECWLSFKNEIIRIAHTLRLKGWRRIPLGGGDKISVERLSGALTNAVYVVTPPKEIDEAEGKRKPKKVLLRIYGPQVEHLIDRDNELSVLQRLARKKIGPRLLGTFKNGRFEQYFDSITLTPADLRDADMSRQIAKRMRELHDGIDLLPHEREGGPATWKSWDQWLDNVERIATYLDNEYEKEAQAQNGRRDSVVHAWKSRGYVCGTPWPQFRDMMTKYRVHLNSFYKGGQREIKDSLVFAHSDTQYGNILRIRPDDEKSPLLQAANKHKQLIVIDFEYAGPNTRGLEFANHFNEWTYNYHDAAVPWACDVRRYPTPDEQRRFIKAYVDHRPRFQGSNSTPRLAPADSNVSSGMSTPLATPTNPPASSSSSIVEFMLDARVPPGGWSAAERANDERSDQRVRELLEETRQWRPANHAHWIAWGIVQAKIPGLDETIKEEDLLNPDEFDYLSYAQDRVMFFWGDCVRMGLVKREELPPLLQQSIKTIEY from the exons CTGTCCAGATCGCCGAACCCGAATCCGAAATTCAAACTCTCGAGGATGACTCCCAGCCTACCAAGCAATTCCCTACCAACCTCAGGCGACGCCTGAGTGGTAAACCTCTGccctctcctcttcccaACAACTCCTCTAGGTCTTCCTTCAGCGACATTCCTTCTGGCAGCCGGCCTGAAGAGACACCTCCTACTTCGaacccttcttctcaccaccacggtcatggccatggccacCGTGGCCAGTACTATAGTGAGAAACTACTCGCCCAGGTAGGAGATTGGTTAGAACATGAACGGGCCAAGGCACACGCGAGGAAGTCCAAGAAAACGCACCGCAGGCGCAAGTCCAAATCGCCAACTAAGGATACCAAGGGAGAAAGCATTGCGGAGGCCGAGCCAGAACCTCAACCGGCTCAGGCACCCGCACAAGGCAGTAATGGACGACCTCGCTCCGATTCTCTCGACTCTGACTCAAGCGATATTTCTTTTGACCGACTTCAGCGTATCCTGGAAGAATCCTTATCTCACATGGGTCTCAACTCTGTGCCTCATCTGACTCCCAGGGTATCCCGCCCTAAGCATCGAAAAGTCCCAtctcgatcttctcttcGTGGCCTTTCTTCCGACACTGAATATGCCGATGGGGACGCCATTGTACCCAGCTGCGATGTCTGGCTTGACAACTCTAAGACGATGAGCTACGGAGGTGGTGCTGCGGATGGTGAAGATCAGGAACCAACCGATGCCGATACCAGGGCTGATAAGGAGAAGGAGTGCTGGCTTAGCTTCAAGAACGAAATCATCCGCATCGCCCATACGTTGCGACTCAAGGGATGGAGGCGTATTCCCCTCGGTGGTGGCGACAAGATCTCCGTTGAGAGGCTTAGTGGTGCCTTGACCAACGCTGTCTACGTCGTCACGCCGCCGAAGGAAATCGATGAGGCAGAGGGTAAGAGAAAGCCCAAAAAGGTCCTTCTACGCATTTATGGCCCCCAAGTCGAGCATCTCATTGATCGAGACAACGAACTATCAGTCTTGCAGAGACTGGCACGCAAGAAAATTGGACCTCGCCTGCTGGGAACTTTCAAGAATGGCCGTTTTGAGCAGTACTTTGACTCTATCACGCTTACACCGGCGGATCTTCGAGATGCCGACATGTCTCGTCAGATTGCTAAGCGAATGAGAGAGCTTCACGATGGTATTGATTTGCTCCCCCATGAGAGGGAGGGCGGACCAGCAACATGGAAGAGTTGGGATCAATGGCTCGATAATGTCGAGCGAATCGCAACTTACCTTGACAATGAGTACGAGAAAGAGGCTCAAGCTCAAAACGGTCGACGCGACTCCGTTGTGCATGCCTGGAAATCGAGAGGCTATGTATGCGGCACTCCCTGGCCTCAGTTCAGGGACATGATGACCAAGTACAGAGTTCATCTCAACAGTTTCTACAAGGGGGGCCAACGAGAGATCAAGGACAGTCTTGTCTTTGCCCATAGCGAT ACGCAATATGGAAATATCCTCCGCATTCGCCCGGATGACGAAAAGTCACCCCTGCTTCAGGCTGCTAACAAACACAAGCAACTCATCGTCATTGACTTTGAATATGCGGGCCCTAATACTCGTGGTCTCGAGTTTGCCAATCACTTCAACGAATGGACATACAACTACCATGATGCTGCGGTGCCCTGGGCGTGCGATGTGCGACGATATCCCACCCCGGATGAGCAACGCCGTTTCATCAAGGCCTATGTCGATCACCGTCCCCGGTTCCAAGGCAGCAACTCCACCCCTCGACTGGCGCCCGCTGATAGCAACGTGTCGAGCGGCATGTCTACGCCACTTGCGACACCAACCAACCCTCCTGCGAGCAGCTCAAGCTCCATCGTCGAGTTCATGCTTGATGCGCGAGTACCACCAGGAGGATGGAGCGCCGCGGAACGGGCCAACGATGAACGAAGCGACCAGCGCGTGCGAGAGTTGTTGGAGGAGACTCGACAGTGGCGCCCAGCCAATCATGCTCACTGGATCGCGTGGGGCATCGTGCAGGCCAAGATCCCAGGTCTCGACGAAACCATCAAGGAAGAAGACCTTCTGAACCCCGATGAGTTCGATTACTTGAGCTACGCCCAGGATCGTGTCATGTTCTTCTGGGGTGACTGCGTGCGCATGGGGCTTGTCAAGCGGGAGGAGCTCCCTCCCCTGCTGCAGCAGTCTATCAAGACTATTGAGTACTAA
- a CDS encoding P-loop containing nucleoside triphosphate hydrolase protein codes for MEADIRAVLPHIDPVVSEYSVGYLTHASTSYLDEEDASGESPLNEAASTITELLLSASGQVNAELEEKIKQLVEKWVDKYTEANGGQRRGPSTVKRLDQTIQVSQQRNMSSTLAVATGGVDLESANARKVESKVDRKKLEKAERKIAAKQQKKTFKTVEYEASKLLDQPESTQSYEEFYMAVNPLQMGSSSANKSKDIKLDNIDVSISGNRILTDTTLTLAYGHRYGLVGNNGVGKSTLLRALSRREVAIPLHISILHVEQEITGDDTPAIQAVLDADVWRKVLLKEQDQITARLAELEKQRASLADTSADAARIDRDREAQDIKLGDVQSKLAEMESDKAESRAASILAGLGFSTERQQHATKTFSGGWRMRLALARALFCEPDLLLLDEPSNMLDVPSITFLSEYLQTYPSTVLVVSHDRAFLNEVATDIIHQHSQRLDYYRGANFDTFYATREERKKVAKREYENQMVQRAHLQAFIDKFRYNAAKSSEAQSRIKKLEKMPVLEPPEAEYSVKFTFPEVEKLSPPIVQMSEVTFGYNKDNILLRNVDLDVQLDSRIGIVGPNGAGKTTILKLLIGKLDPSSGLISQHPRLRIGFFAQHHVDALDLNDSAVGFMSKNYPGRTDEEYRRRLGAFGITGTTGLQKMGLLSGGQKSRVAFACLALTNPHILVLDEPSNHLDIEAMDALAEALNEFQGGVLMVSHDVTMLQTVCKSLWVCDGGTVEKFPGDVQAYKKRIAAQANAAGVVKQH; via the exons ATGGAGGCCGATATCAGAGCTGTGCTGCCGCACATCGACCCCGTAGTCTCCGAGTACTCTGTGGGCTACCTGACCCATGCGTCAACTTCCTACTTGGACGAGGAGGATGCATCGGGCGAGTCACCACTGAACGAGGCTGCTTCCACCATCACCGAGCTCCTACTGTCCGCATCTGGCCAAGTTAATGCTGAGctggaggagaagatcaagcaaTTGGTCGAGAAATGGGTCGATAAGTACACTGAGGCCAATGGAGGCCAGAGACGAGGACCTTCGACGGTCAAGCGCCTAGACCAGACTATCCAGGTGAGCCAGCAGCGCAACATGTCGTCCACCTTAGCTGTGGCGACCGGTGGCGTGGACCTGGAGTCTGCAAACGCAAGGAAGGTTGAATCCAAGGTCGATcgcaagaagcttgagaaggcAGAGAGAAAGATTGCCGCcaagcagcagaagaaaaCCTTCAAGACTGTCGAGTATGAGGCATCCAAGCTGCTTGACCAACCCGAGTCGACCCAGTCATACGAAGAGTTCTATATGGCTGTCAACCCTCTGCAAATGGGCTCCAGCTCCGCAAACAAGTCAAAGGATATTAAATTGGACAACATCGATGTATCGATCAGTGGAAACCGCATTCTTACAGACACAACGCTTACTCTCGCCTATGGCCACCGGTATGGTTTGGTTGGTAACAACGGTGTTGGTAAATCAACACTGCTTCGAGCTCTGTCTCGCCGTGAGGTTGCAATTCCACTCCACATCTCCATTCTGCACGTTGAGCAAGAA ATTACTGGTGACGACACCCCAGCCATCCAGGCGGTTCTCGACGCCGATGTTTGGCGCAAGGTTCTCTTGAAGGAGCAAGAT CAAATTACGGCTCGCCTGGCAGAGTTGGAGAAGCAACGTGCTTCTCTGGCCGACACATCTGCTGACGCGGCCAGAATCGATCGTGATAGAGAGGCCCAGGATATCAAGTTGGGAGATGTTCAGTCCAAGTTGGCCGAAATGGAGTCAGACAAGGCCGAGTCACGAGCTGCTAGTATTCTTGCTGGTCTCGGTTTCTCAACAGAGCGACAGCAGCACGCCACCAAGACCTTCTCTGGTGGTTGGAGAATGCGTCTGGCCCTTGCCCGAGCACTGTTCTGTGAACCTgacttgcttcttcttgacgaaCCGTCTAACATGTTGGACGTTCCTTCGATTACATTCTTGTCCGAGTACCTTCAAACATACCCCAGCACTGTCCTCGTTGTCTCTCACGACAGAGCGTTCCTCAACGAAGTCGCCACCGATATCATTCATCAACACTCTCAGCGTCTCGACTACTACCGTGGAGCCAACTTCGATACCTTCTATGCTACTCGCGAGGAGCGCAAGAAAGTCGCCAAACGAGAGTACGAGAACCAGATGGTCCAGAGAGCCCATCTGCAGGCGTTTATCGACAAGTTCCGGTATAACGCCGCTAAGTCATCAGAAGCCCAGTCACgtatcaagaagctcgagaagatgCCGGTCCTTGAACCCCCAGAGGCTGAGTACAGCGTCAAGTTCACATTCCccgaggtcgagaagctaTCTCCCCCTATTGTACAGATGTCTGAGGTCACTTTTGGTTATAACAAAGACAACATCTTGCTCCGCAATGTTGACCTGGATGTCCAGCTGGATTCTCGAATTGGTATCGTCGGACCCAACGGTGCGGGTAAGACAACTATCCTGAAGCTGCTCATTGGTAAACTGGATCCTTCGTCTGGTCTGATCTCGCAACACCCTCGTCTTCGAATTGGATTCTTCGCTCAGCACCACGTTGACGCCCTCGACCTCAATGACAGTGCCGTGGGTTTCATGTCAAAGAACTATCCGGGACGAACAGATGAGGAATACCGTCGGCGACTTGGTGCTTTTGGTATCACCGGCACAACCGGCCTGCAGAAGATGGGATTGCTCTCTGGAGGTCAGAAGTCTCGTGTTGCTTTTGCTTGCCTGGCTCTTACAAACCCGCACATTCTGGTTCTTGACGAACCTTCTAACCATCTTGATATCGAAGCCATGGATGCTTTGGCTGAGGCGCTCAACGAATTCCAGGGTGGTGTGCTGATGGTGTCTCACGACGTCACAATGTTGCAGACGGTGTGCAAATCGCTGTGGGTTTGTGACGGAGGCACTGTCGAGAAGTTCCCTGGCGATGTTCAGGCGTACAAGAAGAGGATTGCCGCGCAAGCTAATGCTGCAGGTGTTGTTAAGCAGCATTAA